In the genome of Microbacterium endophyticum, one region contains:
- a CDS encoding DUF1206 domain-containing protein, with protein sequence MANAKGAARAAKDSKALRTLARVGYAVLGIVHIVIGGIAVSIAVGAGGGEADQGGAMEQIQKSPAGVLLLWVIAVGLLALAVWQIVEAFLERDPDTKKKWGYRVKYVGTAAAYFAIAGTAFVYAIGGQSDSSQSSQSLSAQLLAAPAGVFLLVLVGLVVTAVGIAFVVRGATQAFTKKLMIPSGAKGRGIVTFGVVGYIAKGVAVGVAGVLFVVAALTHDAEAAGGMDAAIHTLAALPFGAFILWIVGLGLIIYGIFCFARARYAKM encoded by the coding sequence ATGGCCAACGCAAAGGGTGCCGCGCGAGCGGCGAAGGATTCGAAAGCGCTCCGCACGCTCGCACGCGTAGGGTACGCGGTGCTCGGTATCGTGCACATCGTCATCGGGGGCATCGCAGTGTCGATTGCTGTCGGTGCCGGTGGCGGCGAAGCTGATCAGGGCGGCGCCATGGAACAGATCCAAAAGAGCCCCGCTGGAGTGTTGCTGCTCTGGGTCATTGCAGTCGGGCTCCTTGCGCTTGCTGTGTGGCAGATCGTTGAAGCGTTTCTCGAACGCGACCCCGACACGAAGAAGAAGTGGGGCTACCGCGTCAAGTATGTCGGCACCGCGGCGGCCTACTTCGCGATCGCCGGGACCGCATTTGTGTATGCCATTGGCGGCCAGTCGGATTCATCTCAGTCATCGCAGTCTCTGAGCGCGCAGCTGCTTGCCGCGCCGGCAGGTGTCTTCTTGCTCGTGCTGGTCGGCCTTGTCGTCACAGCAGTGGGCATCGCGTTCGTCGTCCGAGGGGCTACTCAAGCGTTCACGAAGAAGCTCATGATTCCCTCGGGTGCCAAAGGGCGTGGAATCGTCACCTTCGGCGTCGTGGGATACATCGCCAAGGGCGTGGCCGTCGGCGTTGCCGGCGTGCTCTTCGTCGTGGCTGCACTCACCCACGACGCCGAGGCAGCAGGTGGAATGGATGCCGCGATCCACACGCTCGCCGCACTACCCTTCGGCGCGTTCATTCTCTGGATCGTCGGCTTGGGACTCATCATTTACGGTATTTTCTGTTTCGCGCGAGCGCGCTACGCGAAGATGTAA
- a CDS encoding phosphatase PAP2 family protein yields the protein MPELPKGATAGEPDAQEPAAPDFRRPIALAVGVSATVAFVILRLVIALGDTKPLAVDLWWHDAMVGTLTDVGVVVAWVPGIIGGTLGMIVIGSLVVALFFIRKRPWDAATLASAIIIVVAIGAPMAAVIARVRPSDSLAESVDTSFPSGHTAVATTFVIILSLILRRWYVWAVGIAWVLLMMWSRTYLHAHWLSDVVAGMLEGIAVATLVWCAVEVVRDRRAIRSQRERMV from the coding sequence ATGCCTGAACTTCCGAAAGGCGCGACGGCGGGCGAGCCCGACGCGCAGGAGCCAGCCGCCCCTGATTTCCGTAGGCCAATCGCGCTCGCGGTCGGAGTCAGCGCGACTGTTGCGTTCGTCATCCTCCGTCTGGTGATTGCGCTCGGCGACACAAAACCGCTCGCGGTGGACCTTTGGTGGCACGACGCCATGGTGGGCACCCTGACCGACGTCGGTGTCGTCGTTGCCTGGGTCCCCGGGATCATCGGTGGAACCCTCGGAATGATCGTGATCGGCAGCCTGGTTGTTGCCCTCTTTTTCATTCGGAAACGACCGTGGGATGCGGCAACTCTCGCAAGCGCGATCATCATCGTCGTGGCGATCGGGGCACCGATGGCGGCCGTCATCGCTCGCGTGCGGCCTTCGGACTCGCTGGCGGAAAGCGTGGATACGTCGTTTCCCTCGGGCCATACGGCGGTAGCGACGACGTTCGTGATCATCCTGTCGCTCATCTTGAGGCGCTGGTATGTGTGGGCGGTGGGCATCGCGTGGGTTCTTCTCATGATGTGGAGCAGGACGTACCTGCATGCCCACTGGCTGAGCGATGTCGTTGCCGGAATGCTCGAGGGGATCGCCGTCGCCACTCTCGTGTGGTGCGCGGTAGAGGTCGTGCGCGATCGCCGCGCAATTCGGTCTCAGCGAGAGCGAATGGTGTAG
- a CDS encoding UBP-type zinc finger domain-containing protein, with translation MTIAGINPTVPPSGDGCVECNESGSWWVHLRRCTECGHIGCCDDSLNTHARKHARSSGHRYIRSYEPDEDWFWDYVANEYLNGPRLAPPQHQPRSQSVPGPAERLPEDWQELLSS, from the coding sequence ATGACGATTGCCGGAATCAATCCAACCGTTCCGCCATCAGGCGACGGGTGCGTAGAGTGCAACGAATCAGGGTCATGGTGGGTGCATCTTCGACGCTGCACAGAGTGCGGACACATTGGCTGCTGTGACGACTCGCTGAACACTCACGCGCGAAAACATGCGCGCAGCAGTGGACATCGCTACATCCGCAGCTACGAGCCCGACGAGGACTGGTTCTGGGACTATGTCGCGAACGAGTATTTGAACGGGCCTCGGCTGGCCCCGCCGCAACATCAACCGCGTTCGCAGTCGGTGCCCGGGCCCGCCGAGAGACTGCCCGAGGACTGGCAAGAACTTCTTTCGTCATGA
- a CDS encoding MFS transporter, producing MSTQGHTSGFAPFTLPVFRLIWTAALVSNIGSWMQSVGAQWLLVEGGSSAFVIALVQTAAAAPVLLFAVPAGVIGEFLNRRHVLIYAQFVQLIVVGVLTYLTWTQQTTPTTLLATTFLLGVCSAVQLPAFQSLIPDIVPREMITDAASLSSISVNIARAIGPAAAGLIVAQLGVAAVFAINAVSFVFFLGVLILWRSYAPPRPRPEPFLDATRAGLRYVLHSKIVRSTLVRLALFLVPANALWALLPTIAETSLGLGAGGYGLLLGSLGVGSIIGGVLLPRVRSVLGANGVVLASSLVYGLALIVLVVSPSLWLTVPVLIAAGLAWLNVIAVINGSVQAFLPVWVRTRGLSIYQLALYGGSAVGATLAGVLASAVGADIAVVAAGAAVLVAGLSQFIWPVASTAGIGREIVPIPGVLDVSRGSDDDQQVLVLVRYRVPESDRSAFIHVMRQVEQTRYRTGARRWELYTDADDSGMLVEAYAVGSWREHLSQHESRTTKFDSDLLARARAHSSEAPLVDHYIALIVPRRRSKIPPIEA from the coding sequence ATGAGCACGCAGGGCCACACCTCGGGGTTTGCCCCGTTTACGCTTCCGGTCTTTCGACTCATCTGGACTGCGGCGCTGGTGAGCAATATTGGTAGCTGGATGCAGAGCGTCGGCGCTCAGTGGCTACTCGTCGAGGGCGGAAGTTCCGCGTTCGTGATCGCGCTTGTGCAAACTGCTGCGGCGGCACCGGTGTTACTGTTCGCCGTGCCTGCGGGCGTGATCGGCGAATTCCTCAATCGCCGCCACGTGCTGATCTACGCGCAGTTCGTCCAGCTCATTGTTGTGGGTGTTCTCACTTATCTGACGTGGACGCAGCAGACAACCCCGACCACTCTCCTGGCGACAACATTCTTGCTGGGTGTCTGCTCAGCAGTCCAGCTTCCAGCTTTTCAGTCGCTGATTCCCGACATCGTTCCTCGAGAGATGATCACGGATGCCGCGTCGCTCTCGTCGATCAGCGTGAACATCGCGCGTGCGATCGGGCCCGCGGCGGCGGGTCTTATCGTGGCTCAGCTCGGTGTTGCCGCTGTCTTCGCGATCAACGCCGTTTCGTTCGTGTTTTTTCTCGGCGTACTCATTCTGTGGCGCTCCTATGCACCTCCTCGCCCGCGCCCCGAACCATTTCTTGACGCCACGAGAGCGGGGCTGCGCTACGTGCTGCACTCCAAGATCGTGCGATCAACCCTCGTGCGTTTGGCGCTCTTTCTGGTGCCCGCGAACGCGCTCTGGGCACTTCTCCCGACCATCGCTGAGACCTCTTTGGGGCTTGGCGCCGGCGGATACGGTCTCTTACTCGGCTCGCTTGGTGTCGGTTCAATAATCGGCGGCGTTCTGCTCCCGCGTGTACGAAGCGTGCTCGGGGCCAATGGGGTCGTGCTGGCTTCTTCTCTCGTTTACGGTCTCGCGCTCATCGTGCTCGTCGTCTCGCCGTCGCTGTGGCTGACGGTTCCGGTCTTGATCGCCGCTGGTCTCGCATGGCTCAATGTGATCGCCGTCATCAACGGGAGCGTGCAGGCTTTTCTCCCTGTTTGGGTGCGCACCCGGGGTCTGTCGATCTATCAACTCGCGCTCTACGGCGGCTCGGCCGTCGGCGCTACGCTCGCCGGCGTGCTCGCATCGGCCGTGGGGGCCGACATCGCTGTAGTCGCCGCGGGCGCGGCCGTGCTCGTCGCAGGTTTGTCGCAGTTCATTTGGCCAGTTGCGAGCACAGCGGGGATTGGGCGAGAGATCGTGCCGATCCCCGGGGTGCTTGATGTCTCGCGCGGTTCCGATGACGATCAACAAGTGCTCGTTCTGGTGCGATATCGGGTACCGGAGTCCGACCGATCTGCGTTCATCCACGTCATGCGGCAGGTAGAGCAGACGCGGTACCGCACCGGAGCGCGCCGCTGGGAGCTTTACACCGATGCCGACGACTCGGGAATGCTCGTCGAGGCATACGCCGTGGGTTCGTGGCGCGAGCACTTAAGCCAGCATGAGTCGCGAACGACGAAGTTCGACAGCGATCTGCTCGCGCGAGCTCGTGCGCATAGTAGCGAGGCTCCCCTCGTTGACCACTACATCGCTCTTATCGTGCCGCGTCGCCGCAGCAAGATTCCACCGATTGAGGCCTGA
- a CDS encoding HNH endonuclease signature motif containing protein: MSENETEQQEAEAYVLSESVSALISFDEQIAQMQAARAEVLANMGRIALAQIRRMTSRDSRDREIPMRAVAAEVAAALRLSDRTAQARIDDAIEVTGAYPETFASWSAGRISERHVQAVLRAGENLTDAAAKAQYDHEVVGVAEAETPGRLRGFAAVLAEKAQPRTLEERFEDADATRTVRLFDLADGMSALNAVLPSVQAHGIFNRLTQQARALKDFQAGRSDYGTKLHTEDEPVDDRRTTDQIRADLFSDMLLTSVPSLDPLAGDDCGGLGAIKAIVQVTVPATTLAGTASTPADLSGLSLVDPESARRLAGTAPGWDRVFTHPVTGTVVSVDRYRPNDQLKRQLRARDQHCRFVGCRMPTHRCDIDHTVDAALGGPTHQHNLAHLCRRHHSVKHASRWTVKQVGDGVLEWTSPTGRSYTDKPPGVAFEPDLTG; this comes from the coding sequence ATGTCAGAGAACGAAACCGAGCAGCAAGAAGCAGAGGCGTACGTGCTGTCTGAGTCTGTGTCGGCGTTGATTTCGTTCGATGAACAGATCGCTCAGATGCAGGCGGCACGGGCCGAGGTTCTCGCGAACATGGGGCGGATCGCGCTCGCGCAAATTCGACGGATGACATCGCGAGACTCACGGGATCGGGAAATTCCGATGCGGGCCGTCGCAGCAGAAGTTGCGGCGGCACTGCGGTTGTCGGATCGCACCGCGCAGGCACGGATCGACGACGCGATCGAAGTGACTGGGGCGTACCCAGAGACGTTCGCGTCGTGGAGTGCGGGGCGTATCTCGGAACGGCATGTACAAGCCGTGTTGCGGGCGGGTGAAAACCTGACGGATGCCGCAGCCAAAGCCCAGTACGACCACGAGGTTGTCGGGGTCGCTGAGGCCGAGACGCCGGGGCGGTTGCGGGGGTTCGCCGCCGTATTGGCTGAGAAAGCGCAGCCGCGGACGCTGGAAGAGCGTTTTGAAGACGCGGACGCGACGCGTACGGTGCGCCTGTTCGATCTGGCTGATGGGATGAGTGCTCTGAACGCGGTGTTGCCGTCGGTGCAAGCGCATGGGATTTTCAACCGGCTTACGCAGCAGGCGCGGGCGTTGAAAGACTTCCAGGCGGGACGGTCGGACTACGGCACGAAACTTCACACCGAGGACGAGCCGGTGGATGATCGGCGGACGACGGATCAGATCCGCGCCGACCTGTTCTCCGACATGCTGCTCACGTCGGTGCCGAGCCTCGACCCGTTGGCGGGTGACGATTGCGGCGGGTTGGGTGCGATCAAGGCGATCGTGCAGGTCACGGTGCCTGCCACGACCCTCGCGGGCACGGCATCGACCCCGGCGGACCTGTCGGGCCTCAGTCTGGTTGATCCGGAGAGTGCCCGGCGGCTCGCCGGAACCGCACCGGGGTGGGATCGCGTGTTCACCCACCCGGTCACCGGGACCGTGGTCTCGGTTGACCGGTACCGGCCGAACGATCAGTTGAAGCGGCAACTTCGGGCTAGGGATCAGCACTGCCGGTTCGTCGGGTGCCGCATGCCCACCCACCGGTGCGATATTGATCACACAGTCGACGCCGCGCTCGGCGGGCCGACACATCAACACAACCTCGCGCACCTGTGTCGAAGACACCACAGTGTGAAACACGCGAGCCGGTGGACGGTGAAACAAGTCGGCGACGGAGTCCTCGAGTGGACGTCACCGACCGGGCGAAGCTACACCGATAAACCACCCGGCGTCGCATTCGAACCCGACCTGACCGGCTAG
- a CDS encoding Dyp-type peroxidase, with protein sequence MSIPAQRVPIEPQSVDAPLTGSAVFLVLTVSDTADAYAAAKSTLGSVSDIQKNVAFRDLGASLSCTVGIGSRVWDAVTSHPRPAELHDFRPVVGAKHTASATPGDILLHIRSDRRDLCFELERQLLDSFGSAVSVADETIGFRYFDIRDLLGFVDGTANPVGQALPDATLVGEEDERVAGGTYVVVQKYVHPLSAWHALTTEQQEAIMGRTKADNVELDDATDGQKSHKTLATIVDDDGEHDILRDNMPFGTPGSGEFGTYFIGYARHLWVIEKMLERMFIGDPPGAHDRLLDFSTALTGSVFFAPSAELLDSLADG encoded by the coding sequence ATGTCGATACCCGCACAGCGAGTTCCGATCGAACCGCAGAGCGTCGACGCGCCGCTTACCGGTTCGGCGGTGTTTCTGGTCCTCACGGTCTCAGACACCGCGGACGCGTACGCCGCCGCCAAGTCGACGCTGGGGAGTGTGTCGGATATTCAAAAGAATGTCGCTTTTCGCGATCTGGGGGCTTCGCTCTCGTGCACGGTTGGTATCGGGAGTCGAGTGTGGGATGCCGTGACGTCTCATCCGCGACCAGCCGAGCTGCACGATTTCCGACCGGTTGTCGGTGCGAAGCACACGGCCTCGGCAACCCCAGGCGACATCTTGCTGCACATTCGGTCGGACCGGCGGGATCTCTGTTTCGAGCTCGAGCGCCAACTCCTGGATTCTTTCGGAAGCGCTGTCAGTGTGGCCGATGAAACTATCGGGTTTCGGTATTTCGACATCAGGGACCTTCTGGGCTTTGTCGATGGCACCGCAAATCCGGTTGGTCAGGCGCTTCCTGACGCGACGCTCGTGGGAGAAGAAGACGAACGCGTCGCGGGTGGTACGTACGTCGTCGTGCAAAAGTATGTACATCCTCTCTCGGCGTGGCATGCGCTCACGACAGAGCAACAAGAGGCAATCATGGGCCGGACTAAGGCCGACAATGTTGAACTCGACGATGCAACCGACGGGCAGAAATCGCATAAGACGCTTGCCACGATCGTGGACGATGACGGAGAACACGACATTCTTCGCGACAACATGCCGTTCGGTACGCCGGGTTCGGGCGAATTCGGGACCTACTTCATCGGGTATGCCCGTCATCTTTGGGTGATCGAGAAGATGCTGGAACGCATGTTCATCGGAGACCCTCCCGGAGCCCACGATCGACTTCTCGACTTTTCGACAGCACTGACGGGCTCCGTGTTTTTTGCGCCGTCGGCCGAACTGCTCGATTCGCTCGCTGACGGCTAG
- a CDS encoding fluoride efflux transporter FluC: MSTNTSPPPRPRLRLRLRDVGLVTVGGAAGTLVRYAVSEAIPDAAGFPTAIAIINVAGAFLLGWLLSAIALKGPETPGRAKIRLLVGTGALGGFTTYGTFINDEDMLLGMAGMASTWILFGAPTIVLGVIAAWLGGCVGRLRLGMKPEGGAK; the protein is encoded by the coding sequence ATGTCCACGAACACGTCACCGCCACCGCGTCCGCGTCTGCGTCTGCGTCTGCGCGACGTGGGCCTTGTGACGGTCGGCGGTGCAGCAGGCACGTTGGTTCGGTATGCAGTGAGCGAAGCGATTCCAGATGCAGCGGGCTTTCCGACCGCGATCGCGATCATCAACGTGGCCGGCGCATTTCTGCTCGGCTGGCTACTCAGCGCCATCGCGTTGAAAGGACCCGAGACCCCCGGTCGCGCCAAGATCCGCCTTCTCGTGGGCACCGGCGCACTCGGAGGATTTACGACGTACGGAACGTTCATCAATGACGAAGACATGCTGCTCGGCATGGCGGGCATGGCGAGCACGTGGATTCTCTTCGGCGCACCAACCATCGTGCTCGGTGTCATCGCGGCGTGGCTTGGCGGTTGCGTCGGGCGGTTGCGGCTCGGCATGAAACCGGAAGGTGGGGCGAAGTGA
- a CDS encoding fluoride efflux transporter FluC: MSSWVVALIAAAGGVGAGARFALDSFVTSRTSKYLPYGTVLINISGSAVLGFVVGLSISQVLPEAWAAVVATGFLGGYTTFSTASTQTVDLVRGRKFGAALIYSGGMFGGALAAAAGGVLLADAISY, from the coding sequence GTGAGTAGCTGGGTAGTCGCGCTGATCGCGGCAGCTGGCGGAGTAGGAGCGGGGGCACGCTTCGCGCTCGATAGTTTCGTTACCTCTCGTACCTCGAAATACCTGCCGTACGGCACCGTCCTCATCAATATCAGCGGTTCGGCCGTTTTGGGTTTTGTTGTGGGGCTTTCAATCAGTCAGGTACTTCCCGAAGCCTGGGCCGCCGTCGTCGCGACCGGGTTCTTGGGCGGCTACACGACCTTCAGCACGGCGAGCACTCAAACCGTCGACCTGGTTCGTGGGCGAAAGTTCGGCGCCGCGCTGATCTACAGCGGCGGAATGTTCGGCGGCGCCCTTGCCGCCGCGGCGGGCGGCGTTCTGCTCGCAGACGCCATCAGCTACTGA
- a CDS encoding heavy metal translocating P-type ATPase, whose protein sequence is MGAVLGRTLAAARRFPWVTATIGVAIVAGVLAFTPWAEAGFWLIVTYVVAMALRSAWAMVRALLRGIFGVDIIAVTAIVAAVLVGEEWAALVVVLMLTTGQALEEYAAHRAQRDLTALLSRNPQTAHRVTASGEIEEVPVTAVMSGERILVRANELVPVDGLLVSAAGAFDQSSLTGESLPVEKVAGDEILSGTVNGAASVILDSVREAKDSQYQLIVALVERAAATKAPVVRLADRFALPFALAAYAIAGAAWWVSQDPARFAEVLVVATPCPLIIAAPVAFMAGMSRAAREGIIIRSSATRESLHRARTFAFDKTGTLTRGTPTLLEVRSEGSTAADALLRAAASVEATSAHVLAAATVSGAEARGIVLDHAEDAFETTASGVTAEVVGQTVAVGKRDFIAAHLGSDVRPAQIDGGEIAIYVAIAGAFGGVLVFRDQLRENAAETLERIRALGIRNLMMLTGDGQVTADHIASSLGLTDVHANCLPADKVALVAGASARPAAMVGDGINDAPVLAAADIGIAMGARGATAASEAADIVILRDDVSRVADALAIGRRTVNVGLQSIWVGIGLSLGLMVLAAFGFVPALVGAWLQEGVDVVAIAWALRATRPGSGQ, encoded by the coding sequence ATGGGTGCCGTACTCGGACGTACGCTGGCGGCCGCGCGGCGTTTTCCCTGGGTAACCGCAACGATTGGTGTCGCCATCGTGGCAGGAGTTCTGGCTTTCACGCCGTGGGCCGAAGCGGGGTTCTGGCTCATCGTCACCTACGTCGTCGCGATGGCCCTGAGATCAGCGTGGGCGATGGTCCGTGCGCTCCTCCGCGGTATTTTCGGCGTCGACATCATCGCGGTGACGGCAATCGTGGCGGCAGTGCTGGTGGGCGAGGAATGGGCAGCCCTCGTTGTCGTGCTCATGTTGACGACCGGTCAGGCACTGGAAGAGTACGCCGCTCACCGTGCACAGCGTGACCTCACGGCGCTCCTGTCACGAAACCCGCAGACTGCGCACCGGGTGACAGCGAGCGGTGAGATCGAGGAGGTGCCGGTGACCGCTGTGATGTCGGGCGAGCGTATCCTCGTGCGCGCGAACGAGCTCGTTCCGGTGGACGGATTACTCGTAAGCGCCGCCGGCGCATTCGACCAGTCGTCGCTCACCGGGGAGAGCCTTCCCGTAGAGAAAGTAGCGGGAGACGAGATCCTCAGCGGCACCGTCAATGGGGCGGCATCCGTCATCCTCGACAGTGTTCGCGAAGCCAAAGACAGCCAGTATCAGTTGATTGTCGCGCTCGTGGAGCGAGCTGCAGCGACCAAAGCGCCGGTAGTGCGTCTTGCCGACCGGTTTGCTCTACCGTTCGCGCTTGCTGCCTACGCGATCGCTGGGGCAGCATGGTGGGTCTCGCAGGATCCAGCCCGATTTGCCGAGGTTCTGGTCGTGGCAACACCGTGTCCACTGATCATCGCGGCGCCGGTCGCGTTCATGGCGGGGATGAGTCGAGCTGCGCGCGAAGGGATCATCATTCGGAGCAGTGCGACTCGTGAAAGTCTGCACCGTGCCCGCACTTTCGCTTTCGATAAGACCGGAACGCTGACGCGAGGAACCCCGACGCTCCTTGAGGTTCGATCTGAGGGCTCGACTGCTGCTGACGCGCTGCTTCGGGCCGCGGCATCCGTCGAGGCCACCTCTGCACACGTGCTCGCGGCGGCGACAGTTAGTGGTGCCGAGGCACGCGGCATCGTGCTAGATCACGCCGAAGATGCTTTCGAAACGACAGCGAGTGGCGTCACGGCAGAGGTGGTCGGTCAAACCGTCGCAGTCGGTAAGCGCGACTTCATCGCGGCTCACCTCGGTTCCGATGTGCGCCCGGCTCAGATCGATGGTGGCGAGATCGCCATCTACGTCGCGATCGCGGGAGCATTTGGTGGTGTCCTCGTTTTTCGCGATCAACTCCGAGAAAACGCGGCGGAGACACTCGAAAGAATTCGTGCGCTCGGCATCCGAAACCTCATGATGCTCACGGGGGATGGGCAAGTGACAGCCGACCACATCGCATCGTCTCTTGGCCTGACCGACGTGCACGCCAATTGTCTGCCGGCAGACAAAGTGGCGCTCGTCGCGGGTGCCTCGGCTCGCCCGGCGGCGATGGTGGGCGACGGCATCAACGATGCGCCCGTTCTTGCCGCAGCCGATATCGGCATCGCGATGGGGGCTCGAGGTGCGACAGCCGCGAGCGAAGCGGCAGATATCGTCATTTTGCGCGACGATGTTTCGCGAGTGGCGGATGCTCTGGCCATCGGCCGCAGAACCGTCAACGTTGGGCTGCAAAGCATCTGGGTCGGTATCGGGCTCAGCCTCGGGCTCATGGTGCTCGCCGCGTTCGGCTTCGTTCCGGCGCTTGTGGGGGCGTGGCTACAAGAAGGAGTCGACGTCGTCGCCATTGCGTGGGCACTGCGAGCAACACGACCGGGCTCAGGTCAGTAG
- a CDS encoding response regulator: MTRVFLVDDHEIVRRGIAQLIDAEPTFEVVGESDAVRGTLGRVAATMPDIVVLDVRLPDGSGIDLCRSIRSAHPDIRCLMLTAYDDDTASVAAVVAGASGYVLKNIRGRGLIEGIHRVARGENLISREVTDRVHDFLSSHTPESAPSVELTLRERQALELITEGLTNRQIGERLGIAEKTVKNYVSGLLAKLGMERRTQVAAYGAAAHARDSRE, from the coding sequence ATGACCCGCGTTTTTCTCGTCGATGACCACGAGATCGTGCGCCGAGGAATCGCGCAGCTGATCGACGCCGAACCGACATTCGAGGTCGTTGGCGAGTCGGACGCTGTGCGAGGCACGCTCGGTCGAGTCGCAGCGACGATGCCGGACATCGTCGTGCTTGATGTGCGCCTCCCTGACGGGAGCGGCATCGATCTGTGCCGCAGCATTCGCTCAGCGCACCCCGACATCCGATGCCTCATGCTCACCGCATACGACGATGACACGGCCAGTGTCGCGGCGGTCGTTGCCGGAGCATCGGGCTACGTGCTCAAAAACATCCGGGGCCGTGGTCTCATCGAGGGCATTCATCGGGTGGCGCGGGGCGAGAACTTGATCTCTCGCGAAGTCACTGATCGAGTGCACGACTTTTTGAGTTCTCACACGCCAGAGTCTGCGCCTTCGGTCGAATTGACGTTGCGTGAACGTCAGGCGCTCGAACTGATCACCGAGGGCCTCACAAATCGGCAAATCGGGGAACGCCTCGGCATCGCCGAAAAGACTGTCAAAAACTATGTGTCTGGGCTTCTCGCCAAGCTCGGAATGGAACGGCGCACGCAAGTCGCCGCATACGGCGCTGCTGCGCACGCGCGCGACAGTCGTGAATGA